A stretch of DNA from Amblyraja radiata isolate CabotCenter1 unplaced genomic scaffold, sAmbRad1.1.pri S43, whole genome shotgun sequence:
atgactgatctatctctcccataatgccattctcctgtcttcaccccattgtccctgacacccgtcctaatcaaaaattgtctgccataaaaatatccactgacttgtggcctccacagctttctgtggcaaagaattccaccgattcaccatcctctggctaaagaaatcccttcatcttcctaaaggaacgtcctttaattctgagggtataacctctagtcccagactctcccactagtggaaaatccgcttcatatccactctatccaagcctttcactattcggtccccccccccccccattcttctaacctccagcgagtacatgcctagtgctgtcaaacgctcattatgaatgaatacatttatcgCCGAGTattaacatacaaggaatttgccttggtgctccgcccacaagtgacaattaTTGCTCCGTAGCCGGTAGATATGACAATTGAATCCATGgaggaaaccccacgcggtcacagggtgaaacatagaaattaggtgcaggagtaggccattcggcccttcgagcctgcaccgccattcaatatgatcatggctgatcatccaactcagtatcccgtacctgccttctctccataccctctgatccccttagccacaagggccacatctaactccctcttaaatatagccaatgaactggcctcgactaccctctgtggcagagagttccagagattcaccactctctgtgtgaaaaaagttattctcatctcggttttaaaggatttcccccttatccttaagctgtgaccccttgtcctggacttccccaacatcgggagcaatcctcctgcatctagcctgtccaaccccttatgaattttgtaagtttctataagatcccctctcaatctcctaaattctagagagtataaaccaagtctatccagtctttcttcataagacagtcctgacatcccaggaatcagtctggtgaaccttctctgcactccctctatggcaataatgtccttcctcagatttggagaccaaaactgtacgcaatactccaggtgtggtctcaccaagaccctgtacaactgcagtgaatgtgcaatctccacgctgacaatcgaactcgggtctctggtgcggtgaggcagcagctctacccgctgtgccgacATCTTCCTGAAGTTGGGCTGGACATCTGACCAGTTCATCCCTCCCTCGCCCGTCGTTTGTAACTCACAGTTTGTCCTGATGTTAAAAATATTTTCTATTTTCAGGCCCACTCCATTGCGGAGTTTCTGAACCCTCTGTCCAGAAGCAAGTACAACATAAACGTGGCTGTGAACTTCACCCAGACCACGTCACCCCAAAGGTGTGTCAAGCAGACAAGCGTCTCTTCCTTCTTCTTCCCAAAGTCCAAAGGTACTGGTGCTTTCCATCTCTGTTAGCCTTGGTGGCATGGAACTTGGGGTGGGTTTAAAAGTTTaaagggggcggcacagtggtagagttgctgccttacagcgccagagacccgggttcgatcctggttacgggtgcttgtctgtactgagtttgtatgttctccctgtaatctccctccaagatcttcggtttcttcccacactccaaagacgtacaggttagtaggttagttggcttgtaaaaattgtaaattgtccctagtgtgtgtgggatagtgttaatgtgcggggatcgctggtcggtgcggactcggtgggccgaagggcctgtttccgcactgtgtcactAAACAGGTAGGAGAATTTTCCTTTAACCAGCCCTTCACAAACATTAATGTGCAATCTGGGGATCCTAGGTTCATGACTTCACGGTGACCATCGAGCCTGCATCAGCACAAATCCGACTGAAATTCCATTTTCTTCTCCCTGCATTTCCCTGATGCAACGTACCCCTGATCAACACCCACCCTCACACCAGAGGACATTTATGTGGCCCCTGTTCATTGCCCGTCGGCCCTcactgtttcagtttagtttattgtcacgtgtaacgaggtacagtgaaaagcttattgttGCGTCAACagaatccagtcagcagaaagtcaatacatgattacaatcgagccatttacagtgtatagatacatgataagggaatagcgtttagtacaagatcttattgaaacacataagattgttaagggtttggacacgctagaggcaggaaacatgttcccgatgttgggggagtccagaaccaggggccacagtttaagaataagggggaagccatttagaacggagatgaggaaatactttttcacacagagttgtgagtctatttcagagggcggtggaggccggttctccagatactttcaagagagagctagatagggctcttgaagataccggagtcaggggatatggggagaaggcaggaacagggtactgattggggatgatcagccatgatcacattgaatggcggtgctggctcgaagggccgaatggcctactccttcacctattgtctattgtctattatcacttCTTATTTCTTACACTCAGTGCCGTTATcaatgcacctattgtccattgtctattgtaaagccagcaaagtccgatcaaggattgtccgagtctcaccaatgaggtagatagtagttcagcactgctctcttgttgtAGGGGGATGATTGTCAACTGACCACTGTCAAGGTTTCTCATGACTTTATAATCTTGCACAATTGAAGGGACATTCCCCAACCTGGATGACCTCGACTCAGGACCACAAACCCACCAATATCCTCCTAAACCTCTGCACTCTGCATCCTGTCTCGTGCTATCACATCCGCTGTGTGACATGGCCCAGATCTGATTGTTGGTTGCCTTTGATTTGTGCATCGTAGGTAATCCCAGGAGTCATCCCAGTGCATCGAGCCTGCAGGCGGTGGACACTGCCTCGCCATTCACAGCCACCACCGAGGAAGGAAGGCTTGCAGATCAGCCTGAGCTGATCATTGACCCCGATTCCCACGGAGGCAGCTTTGGCTGCCACATTTTGGtggatgggagggaggttggtgcGGACACAGACCCAGACATAGACACAGCCTCTCCTCGCAGCACTGCACACCTCAACACCGCAGTGACACATGAAGAGAAGGCACCACCGCTAACACGGCACTCCTCTCACAAAGCTGCTGTCCAGAACTACATTGACAGTGGCGTACATGGGCTGCAGTCCAGAACTACAGGACAGACTGCTGCGTCCACTGAAGCTCCGATTCTGCCTCCTGATGACGGTACCCAGCCTGATTTTACTCAGGATTCACAAGGGAACAAAGTAATCTCACACAGGGAGTCAGCATGGTCGGCTGCTGAGATTTACACACCAGCCCAGGGGGCCTGGTCTGAGGCTGACCCTGATACACTGCGCACAGAACATTTCCGAGCAGAGTCACTGGGCTTTCTCACCTCGACGCCGCAAACTACGAGCAGAGCGCCGGGGTTATCGGAAAGGAAGGCAGTGTTTTCACCCAAGAGGCCGAACTCAGACCGGGACAAAGGTTCACCGCTGGACAACAAGGAAAACATGAGTGGGCCTGCGTTGTCTGGTTTTGTGGGAACGAGGAAGAGTCGGCCATCTTGGTCAAGGACCCTGTTGCCTCTGAGTCGCCTTTCCCCCCAGCAGTGTGCCAACGTACCCCGCGACGTGCCACTGGACTTCAAGGGGTTGAGCAGTGACCATTGCGAGCtgtcgatgttgttcagccaagaTTCACAGGGCAACCGGGTCATCTGCCACCGCGGTGTGAACggcaggagaagggagggggcCGGCCCCTCATCCCAGGGCCACAAGGGGGGCAATGGTCGTCCGCTCATTCCAATGTCTCCTTCAAACCGTGGTCTGTGTAAATCACCCCAGGCTGAGCACCATGCCTCCGCCTCCTTCTCTCTGCTGTTTACGCAGGACTCTGACGGCCGAGCTGTCATCAAGCACAGTTCAAGGGCAACAAGCTGATTCTTGCTCTGCTTGTGGCTCATTGTTTTTCTCCTCGCCCTGACGGTAAATGTAAAAGTTAAAAGGAATAAAGATAATTTTGGTATTgctattggtttattgttgtcatgttcactgagatacagagacagacatggggtaagaagggtctcgacccgaaacgtcacctattccttcgctccatagatgctgcctcacacgctgcgtttctccagcatttatggctACCTGCAGATACAGATACATTTGTTTGAAGTggagactgacagattcttgatcaatacggggagaaggtaggagaatgggtttgtgagggaaagatagatcagccatgattgaatggccgagtggactc
This window harbors:
- the LOC116969444 gene encoding aurora kinase A and ninein-interacting protein: MKRRRRFGVQKVEECGIWLDTEELKRKKVKAHSIAEFLNPLSRSKYNINVAVNFTQTTSPQRCVKQTSVSSFFFPKSKGNPRSHPSASSLQAVDTASPFTATTEEGRLADQPELIIDPDSHGGSFGCHILVDGREVGADTDPDIDTASPRSTAHLNTAVTHEEKAPPLTRHSSHKAAVQNYIDSGVHGLQSRTTGQTAASTEAPILPPDDGTQPDFTQDSQGNKVISHRESAWSAAEIYTPAQGAWSEADPDTLRTEHFRAESLGFLTSTPQTTSRAPGLSERKAVFSPKRPNSDRDKGSPLDNKENMSGPALSGFVGTRKSRPSWSRTLLPLSRLSPQQCANVPRDVPLDFKGLSSDHCELSMLFSQDSQGNRVICHRGVNGRRREGAGPSSQGHKGGNGRPLIPMSPSNRGLCKSPQAEHHASASFSLLFTQDSDGRAVIKHSSRATS